The genomic segment GGCGCGCGCGCTCCGGAGCGTGCGCCCGCCTGTCGCGCAGCACGTGGACCAGAGATCGCGCCTGGAAGATCAGGAAAAGCGTGAAAACGACGGCCAGCATCAGGTGGAGCATGGTGATCGGAGCCCTCTCGTCGCCGCGTGGTGCGATCTCGGCGTGGAGTGTACGCGAAGGGCTAGGCAAAGCCAAGTGGAGCAATTCACAATGTGCCGCCGGTCGCCCGGCGGGCGACTCGGGGCGCTCGCCCGGCTCAGCCGGCCAGCTTGAGCAAGGTGTGGAGCAGGGTATTGCCCCCGCGCTCGATGGCCCGCCAGTCGCTCATCTCGTCGGGGCGGTGGCTCTTGCCGCCCTGCGAGGGAATGAAGAGCATCCCGGCGTCCGTCACCGCCGCCAGATTCTGAGCGTCGTGCCCGGCCCCCGAGGGCATGTGCTTGACCTTGAGCCTGAGCTCGGCCGCCGCCGCCGCCACCGCGCGCATCACGCGCGGTGAGCAGCGGGCGGGCTCGCTTCGCGAGATGGCCTCCACGGTCACCTTGAGCTTCCACTTTTTTGCGACCTGCTTGGCCAGAGCCAGGCACTGCCGCTCGAGCCGCGCGAGCACGCGCGGGTCGAGCTCGCGCATCTCGTGCAGCAACACGCATCGATCGGGCACGATATTGGCGACGCCGGGGCCGACCTCCACGCGCCCGAAATTGGTCACGCTCCGACCGCTGCCCCTGGTGATGATGAGCTGGCGGGCCCGCGTGGCGAACTCGGCGGCGGCCATGAAGGCGTCGCGGCGCCACGCCATGGGCGTGGTGCCCGCGTGGTCGGCCTGGCCCATGAAGGTCACCCACTGGCGCCGGTTGCCCACGATGCCCTCGACCACGCCGATGGGGATCTTGGCCGCCTCGAGGTGCGGGCCCTGCTCGATGTGGAGCTCCACGTACGCGGCGAGCGTCTTCGGATTGCAGCGGGCCTTCGGCGCGTCATAGGCATTGAAGCCCGCGCGCGCCATGGCATCCACGAGCCGCTCGCCATCGGCCGCGCGGAGCTGCGGGATATGCTTGGCGTCGAGCTTGCCCGTGAAGGCGCGAGAGCCGAAGAGGCCGCCATAGCGCCCTTCCTCGTCGCTCCAGGCGGCGACCATGAGGGGCAGCCGGGTGCGCACGTTCGATTCGTACATGGTCTGCAGGCACTCGAGGCCGGCCAGCACGCCGAGGGCGCCGTCGAGCGGCCCGCCGTTCGGCACCGTGTCGATGTGCGAGCCCGTCACCACGGCCGGACCCCCATTGCCGAGGCGGCCGAAGGTGTTCCCCGCTTCGTCCACCCAGGTGCTGAGCCCGGCCTCCTTCATGCGATCGAGGAGCCAGGCGCGCGCCTCTTCGTGCGCGGGGCTCCAGCAGGACCGCGTAATGCCCTTGCCGTCGGGATTCCTTCCGAACCGGGCCAGGGTCTCCAGATGGGCCCGCAGGCGGGGCAGCGAGATGGCGAGAGGGCCGGCCATGGCGGCAGGCAGTATACCGCAGCGCTTTACGAGGGAAAACCCCACGTGTAATGCGTTCTTGACACTCTTTGCCGGGCCCTCGTATCATGGCACTGAACTGTCGTTCAGTCGCCCCCATGACCCCGCAGCAAAGCCCGCGCCCCAGGGAGGGTGTATGGATTTCGCTTTGACCCCCGAACAGACGTCCTTCCGGGACGAGGTCCGCTCCTGGCTCAAGAAGAACCTGCCCAAGGACTGGACCGATCGGATGCGCATCGGCTCGGATGTGCCGCGCCCCGAGGTCTACGACTTCCTGCGTAAGTGGCAGCGCCAGATGTACGAGGCGGGCTTCGTCGGCGTGACCTGGCCCAAGGACTACGGCGGGCGCGGCCTCACCTTCATGGAGGAGATGATCCTCCACGAAGAGATCGCCATCACCAAGGCGCCGCCCGTCCTCAACATCCTGGCCATCGGCATGGCGGGCCCCACCATCATCGCCTATGGCACGGAGGAGCAGAAGCGCCGCTACCCGCCCAAGATGCTCTCCTGCGAGGAGATCTGGTGCCAGGGATACTCCGAGCCCAACTCGGGATCGGACCTCGCGTCGCTCCAGACCCGCGCGGAAAAGGTCGGCGATCACTACGTCGTCAACGGCCAGAAGGTGTGGACCTCGCTCGCGCATCAGTCCGACTGGATGATGCTCCTCGCGCGCACCGACCCCAAGGCCGAGAAGCACAAGGGCATCACGTACTTCCTCCTCGACATGCATAGCCCCGGGGTGACGGTGAAGCCGCTCAAGCAGATCACGGGCGATGCCGAGTTCAACGAGGTCTACTTCGACAATGTCGAGGTCCCCGAGGCCAATATCCTGGGGGGTCTCAACAACGGATGGGCCGTGGGCATGACCACGCTCATGTACGAGCGTCTGGCCCTCGGCTTCGGCCTCCAGGTCCGCCTGCGCATCGCACTGGACGGGCTCGTCGACCTCGCGCGCCGGTCCAAGAAGGGCGGGGCGCCCGCGACGAAGGACGCCACCATGCGCCAGAAGCTCGCGCAGCTCTGGATAGACACCGAGGTCTTCAAGTACACGGGCGCCCGCGCCGTCACGAAGCTCCTCAAGGGCGAGCTGCCCGGGCCCGAAGCCTCGGCGGGCAAGATGATGTGGGTGGAAGGCCACCAGCGGCTTCAAGAGCTCGCCATGGAGCTCCAGGGCCCTTATGCCCAGCTCGGGCGGGGCACGAAGTGGGCCGTGGACGGCGGCGTCTGGCAGCACAGCTTCCTGCGCTCGCGCGCCAACTCCATCGAGGGCGGCACCACGGAAATCCAGAAGAACATCATGGGCGAGCGCGTGCTCGGCCTCCCGAAAGGCTAGACCATGAACTTCGGCTTCAACGAAGAGCAGGAGCTGCTCCGAAGCACCGCGCGCAAGTTCTTCGACAACGAGTGCCCCTCCACGACGGTCCGCACGCTGATGGAGGCGCCCGAAGGCATGACGTCCGAGCTGTGGAAGAAGCTCGCCGAGCAGGGATGGCTCGGTCTCATCGCCCCCGAAGAGCACGGGGGCATGGCCCTCGGCATCGTCGACCTCGTGGTGCTCCTGGAGGAGATGGGGCGGGCGGTGGTGCCGGGCCCGTTCTTCTCGACGGTGCTGCTGGGTGGACTCGCCATCCTGGAGGCGGGCAGCGACGCGCAGAAGAAAGCCTGGCTGCCGAAGATCTGCTCGGGCGAGGCGCGGGCCACCCTGGCCTGGATGGAGCCCTCGGCCGAGCTGGGCGCGGCCGGCATCACGCTCCAGGCCGCGGCCAAGGGCTCCGGGTTCACCCTGAACGGCACTAAGCTCTTCGTGCACGATGCGCATACGGCCGACGTCATCGTCGTGGCGGCCCGCACGTCCTCGGGGCAAAATCCCGAAGACGGCATCTCGCTTTTCCTCGTGCCCAAGGGCACGCCGGGACTCGCGGTCACGCTCTTGCCCACCATGGACCAGACGCGCAAGCTCTGCGAGGTGACGCTGACGAACGTCTCGGTGGGCGGCGAGGCGATCATGGGCGCGCCCGGAGCGGGCGGGAAGCCGCTCGCGCGCGTGATCGACCGCGCCACCGTCGGGCTCTGCGCCGAGATGTGCGGCGGCGCCCAGAAGGTGCTCGACATGACCGTGGAGTACGCCAAGATCCGCCAGGCCTTCGGCCGGCCCATCGGCTCCTACCAGGGCGTCAAGCACAAGGCCGCCGACATGCTGGTCGATGTCGAGAACAGCAAGTCCATCACCTACTACGCGGCATGGGCGA from the Candidatus Methylomirabilota bacterium genome contains:
- a CDS encoding acyl-CoA dehydrogenase family protein; its protein translation is MNFGFNEEQELLRSTARKFFDNECPSTTVRTLMEAPEGMTSELWKKLAEQGWLGLIAPEEHGGMALGIVDLVVLLEEMGRAVVPGPFFSTVLLGGLAILEAGSDAQKKAWLPKICSGEARATLAWMEPSAELGAAGITLQAAAKGSGFTLNGTKLFVHDAHTADVIVVAARTSSGQNPEDGISLFLVPKGTPGLAVTLLPTMDQTRKLCEVTLTNVSVGGEAIMGAPGAGGKPLARVIDRATVGLCAEMCGGAQKVLDMTVEYAKIRQAFGRPIGSYQGVKHKAADMLVDVENSKSITYYAAWAMDEGVPEGPLAVSMAKAYVSDAYRRVSGAGIQLHGGIGFTWEHDLHLYFKRAKGSEFTFGDATWHRERVAQLVNL
- a CDS encoding acyl-CoA dehydrogenase translates to MDFALTPEQTSFRDEVRSWLKKNLPKDWTDRMRIGSDVPRPEVYDFLRKWQRQMYEAGFVGVTWPKDYGGRGLTFMEEMILHEEIAITKAPPVLNILAIGMAGPTIIAYGTEEQKRRYPPKMLSCEEIWCQGYSEPNSGSDLASLQTRAEKVGDHYVVNGQKVWTSLAHQSDWMMLLARTDPKAEKHKGITYFLLDMHSPGVTVKPLKQITGDAEFNEVYFDNVEVPEANILGGLNNGWAVGMTTLMYERLALGFGLQVRLRIALDGLVDLARRSKKGGAPATKDATMRQKLAQLWIDTEVFKYTGARAVTKLLKGELPGPEASAGKMMWVEGHQRLQELAMELQGPYAQLGRGTKWAVDGGVWQHSFLRSRANSIEGGTTEIQKNIMGERVLGLPKG
- a CDS encoding Zn-dependent hydrolase produces the protein MAGPLAISLPRLRAHLETLARFGRNPDGKGITRSCWSPAHEEARAWLLDRMKEAGLSTWVDEAGNTFGRLGNGGPAVVTGSHIDTVPNGGPLDGALGVLAGLECLQTMYESNVRTRLPLMVAAWSDEEGRYGGLFGSRAFTGKLDAKHIPQLRAADGERLVDAMARAGFNAYDAPKARCNPKTLAAYVELHIEQGPHLEAAKIPIGVVEGIVGNRRQWVTFMGQADHAGTTPMAWRRDAFMAAAEFATRARQLIITRGSGRSVTNFGRVEVGPGVANIVPDRCVLLHEMRELDPRVLARLERQCLALAKQVAKKWKLKVTVEAISRSEPARCSPRVMRAVAAAAAELRLKVKHMPSGAGHDAQNLAAVTDAGMLFIPSQGGKSHRPDEMSDWRAIERGGNTLLHTLLKLAG